One window of the Granulicella arctica genome contains the following:
- the purH gene encoding bifunctional phosphoribosylaminoimidazolecarboxamide formyltransferase/IMP cyclohydrolase, giving the protein MITDSSKTSSATDLRPIRRALLSVTDKTGLVDFARALASFNVELVSTGGTAKALRDAGLIVRDISDLTGFPEMLDGRVKTLHPKVHGGILHIRNNAEHIAAVNEHAIQPIDMVVVNLYAFEKTSQRPGVAFAEVIENIDIGGPSMVRSAAKNFDDVAIVTATADYALLTEELQANNGALGRATRWRLAKQAFAVTAAYDAGIATALESITEPTGPATFSTEVFPPTIRIIDPIAKTLRYGENPHQKAALYVDGSGKGVAAGKQLQGKELSYNNLVDLDACWELVSEFGLDSADAAVAIIKHTNPCGAATGSTVLEAYKRALEADPVSAFGGVIGINREVDGAAAEQIAKLFVEAIVAPSFTPEALERFAAKKNLRLIEIATADSSRIYKQVSGGFLVQDADRRHIVESDLQAVTSRKPTPEEMRALLFSWSVCKHVKSNAIVYARFDGGYGQTVGIGAGQMSRVDAARFGAMKAVLPLARTVAASDAFFPFADGLETVAKAGATAVIQPGGSVRDAEVIEAADRLGVAMVFTGVRHFRHG; this is encoded by the coding sequence GTGATCACTGATTCAAGCAAGACCTCGTCTGCAACCGACCTTCGCCCAATTCGCCGCGCCCTGCTCTCCGTCACCGACAAGACGGGATTGGTCGACTTTGCCCGCGCCCTCGCTTCCTTCAATGTCGAATTGGTTTCGACCGGCGGAACCGCAAAGGCTCTCCGCGATGCAGGCCTGATCGTCCGCGACATCAGCGATCTCACCGGCTTTCCCGAAATGCTCGACGGCCGCGTCAAAACCCTTCACCCCAAGGTTCACGGCGGTATCCTGCACATCCGCAACAACGCCGAGCATATCGCCGCAGTCAACGAGCACGCGATCCAGCCCATCGACATGGTCGTAGTTAACCTCTACGCCTTCGAGAAGACCTCGCAGCGTCCCGGCGTTGCCTTCGCCGAGGTGATCGAAAACATCGACATCGGCGGTCCGTCCATGGTTCGATCCGCAGCAAAGAACTTCGACGACGTAGCCATCGTCACAGCCACCGCCGACTACGCTCTCCTCACCGAAGAGTTGCAGGCCAATAACGGAGCACTCGGCCGAGCCACTCGCTGGCGTCTCGCCAAGCAGGCCTTCGCCGTCACCGCAGCATACGACGCCGGAATCGCCACAGCGCTCGAATCCATCACCGAGCCAACCGGGCCAGCGACCTTCTCCACAGAAGTCTTCCCGCCAACCATCCGCATCATCGACCCCATCGCAAAGACGCTCCGCTACGGCGAGAATCCCCACCAGAAAGCCGCGCTCTACGTCGATGGAAGTGGCAAAGGCGTTGCCGCCGGGAAGCAGTTGCAGGGCAAAGAACTCAGCTACAACAATCTCGTCGACCTCGACGCCTGCTGGGAGCTGGTCAGCGAGTTCGGTCTCGACTCCGCCGACGCCGCAGTAGCCATCATCAAGCACACCAATCCCTGCGGAGCCGCCACCGGCTCCACCGTCCTCGAAGCCTACAAGCGCGCCCTCGAAGCCGATCCCGTCTCAGCATTCGGCGGCGTCATCGGCATCAACCGCGAGGTCGATGGAGCAGCCGCAGAGCAGATCGCCAAGCTCTTCGTGGAGGCAATAGTCGCCCCATCTTTCACCCCCGAAGCTCTGGAGCGCTTCGCCGCCAAAAAGAACCTACGCCTCATCGAGATCGCCACAGCCGACTCCTCGCGCATCTACAAACAGGTCTCTGGCGGTTTCCTCGTGCAGGATGCCGACCGCCGCCACATCGTCGAATCCGATCTCCAGGCAGTCACATCCCGCAAGCCGACGCCCGAAGAGATGCGTGCCCTCCTCTTCTCCTGGAGCGTCTGCAAGCACGTCAAGTCGAACGCCATCGTCTACGCCCGCTTCGACGGCGGATACGGCCAGACCGTCGGAATCGGCGCAGGCCAGATGAGCCGCGTCGACGCAGCCCGCTTTGGAGCCATGAAAGCGGTCCTCCCGCTCGCCCGAACAGTAGCCGCCTCCGATGCCTTCTTCCCCTTCGCCGACGGCCTCGAAACCGTAGCCAAAGCCGGAGCGACAGCGGTCATTCAACCCGGCGGATCGGTCCGGGATGCCGAGGTTATCGAAGCAGCAGACAGGCTCGGCGTTGCCATGGTCTTCACAGGCGTTCGGCACTTCCGCCACGGATAG
- a CDS encoding dihydroorotate dehydrogenase, whose translation MTPSTSTQPKGPDMRVNLCGVELVSPVIAASGTFGYGVEFEEIVSLDRIGGFVTKGLSREPMAGNPAPRIIETAAGMMNAIGLQNMGAKAFVAEKLPKLRSIKGAVVIANIFGFTVPDCLEVIRILNDAPGIALYELNASCPNTSHGGMVFGTDPALLGGLIEACKSIAKRPVIVKLSPNVTSIAHMATVAAGAGADAVSLVNTFLSLAIDVETRRPRIANITGGLSGPAIKPIAVRMVNDVANAVRIPIVGLGGITRPEDAVEFLLAGATAVEVGTATYADPRAVENIASGLRRWCADHGIAKVSSLTRGMIR comes from the coding sequence ATGACTCCCTCCACAAGCACCCAGCCCAAAGGCCCCGACATGCGGGTCAACCTCTGCGGCGTCGAACTCGTCTCGCCCGTCATCGCTGCGAGCGGAACCTTCGGCTATGGCGTGGAGTTTGAAGAGATCGTCTCACTCGACCGCATCGGCGGCTTCGTCACCAAGGGCCTCTCCCGCGAACCAATGGCCGGCAACCCCGCCCCGCGCATCATCGAAACCGCCGCCGGCATGATGAATGCCATTGGCCTCCAGAACATGGGTGCCAAAGCCTTCGTCGCCGAAAAGCTGCCAAAGCTTCGCTCCATCAAAGGCGCAGTCGTTATCGCCAACATCTTCGGCTTTACCGTACCGGACTGCCTCGAAGTCATCCGCATCCTCAACGACGCACCCGGAATCGCCCTCTACGAGCTCAACGCCAGCTGCCCCAACACCAGCCACGGCGGCATGGTCTTCGGCACCGACCCCGCACTCCTCGGCGGCCTCATCGAAGCCTGCAAGAGCATCGCGAAGCGGCCAGTTATCGTCAAGCTCTCCCCGAATGTCACCAGCATCGCCCACATGGCAACCGTCGCCGCCGGAGCCGGTGCCGACGCCGTCTCCCTCGTCAACACCTTCCTCTCACTCGCCATCGATGTAGAAACCCGCCGCCCAAGAATCGCCAACATCACCGGTGGCCTCTCCGGACCAGCCATCAAACCGATCGCCGTCCGCATGGTCAACGACGTCGCCAACGCCGTCCGCATTCCCATCGTCGGCCTCGGAGGCATCACCCGTCCCGAAGACGCTGTAGAGTTTCTCCTCGCTGGAGCCACCGCCGTAGAGGTAGGCACCGCCACCTACGCCGACCCCCGCGCCGTAGAGAACATCGCCTCAGGCCTTCGCCGCTGGTGCGCCGACCACGGCATCGCAAAGGTAAGCTCCCTCACCCGCGGCATGATCCGCTAG
- a CDS encoding TetR/AcrR family transcriptional regulator: protein MTKGEQTRQRIIAEAAPIFNQRGFAGCSMQDIMDATGMEKGGLYRHFSSKEELAVESLRYALAKAVRSRTEKVEEIQGAVEKLRHLIRHFVESPSVIPGGCPLMNTAIDSDDGNPALRALACDGIQVWKTRLCRILEAGIERGEIGERVLPRQIANTIIATLEGALMISRLEGTQTALEDAHHSLDDLLSGLATS from the coding sequence ATGACCAAGGGAGAGCAGACGCGGCAGAGAATCATTGCGGAGGCTGCGCCGATCTTCAATCAGCGCGGCTTTGCAGGCTGTTCCATGCAGGACATCATGGATGCGACGGGCATGGAGAAAGGCGGACTTTACCGGCACTTCTCTAGCAAAGAGGAGCTTGCGGTTGAGTCACTGCGCTATGCGCTGGCAAAAGCAGTTCGCTCGCGGACGGAGAAGGTTGAGGAGATCCAGGGGGCTGTTGAAAAGCTGCGCCATTTGATTCGCCACTTTGTGGAGTCGCCCTCTGTGATTCCTGGCGGTTGCCCTTTAATGAATACGGCGATTGATTCCGATGATGGAAATCCTGCGCTTCGTGCTTTGGCCTGCGATGGTATTCAGGTTTGGAAGACGAGGCTTTGCCGGATTCTGGAAGCTGGTATCGAGCGTGGTGAGATTGGTGAGCGCGTGCTGCCGCGACAGATCGCGAACACGATCATTGCGACGCTTGAGGGAGCCTTGATGATCAGCCGTCTTGAGGGAACGCAGACGGCGCTTGAAGATGCTCACCACAGTCTTGATGACCTTCTAAGTGGGTTGGCTACAAGCTGA
- a CDS encoding NAD-dependent epimerase/dehydratase family protein, which produces MNVLLTGATGMVGQGVLRECLLDARIDQVTTLGRSVTGQENPKLHEIAQADLFDLSGIEDQLTGIDVCFFCLGVSSFGMKEDAYTRVTHDLTMNVAQTLLRLNPGLVFEYVSGASTDSTEQGKSMWARVKGRTENELLRMPFRRVYMMRPGGIVPLHGIRSKTAMYQMVYTLMRPVAPWLQRRFPKYITTTAELGWAMIGVALSGSPSRVIENGELRGL; this is translated from the coding sequence ATGAATGTTCTTTTGACCGGTGCGACCGGGATGGTGGGGCAGGGCGTGTTGCGCGAGTGTCTGCTCGATGCGCGAATCGACCAGGTGACTACGCTGGGGCGCAGCGTGACCGGGCAAGAGAATCCGAAGCTGCATGAGATTGCGCAGGCGGATCTGTTCGATCTTTCGGGGATTGAGGATCAACTGACGGGGATTGATGTCTGCTTCTTCTGCCTCGGCGTGTCGTCGTTCGGGATGAAGGAGGATGCGTATACGCGCGTGACTCACGACCTGACGATGAATGTGGCGCAGACGCTGCTGCGGCTCAATCCTGGCCTGGTGTTCGAATATGTTTCGGGTGCGAGTACGGATTCGACGGAGCAAGGCAAGAGTATGTGGGCGCGGGTGAAGGGGCGAACTGAGAATGAGTTGCTGCGGATGCCGTTTCGCAGGGTGTACATGATGCGGCCGGGCGGGATTGTGCCGCTGCACGGGATTCGGTCAAAGACGGCAATGTATCAGATGGTCTATACACTGATGCGTCCGGTTGCGCCGTGGCTGCAGAGGCGGTTCCCAAAGTACATCACGACGACCGCGGAGTTGGGATGGGCGATGATCGGTGTAGCGTTGAGCGGGTCGCCCAGCCGGGTGATTGAGAATGGGGAGTTGCGAGGGCTTTAG
- a CDS encoding DHA2 family efflux MFS transporter permease subunit has protein sequence MATAVLAPPQIQLKRALINPWIVALTVTLATFMELLDTSIANVSLPYIAGGLGRSFDEVTWILTTYLVANAVVLPMSAWLSRVFGRKNYYMACVALFTITSLFCGLAPTLGIMLMARVLQGIGGGGLAPVEQAILVDTFPPEKRATAFALYTVAIVTAPAIGPVLGGWITDNYNWRWVFLINIPIGIISLFLTNRFVHDPPSFAEERKTVRVNGKLRVDGIGIALIGLGSAALEILLDRGQIDDWFGSTFICWCFVIGVSCLTAAIFWEWHNPDPVIDLRLLKVRNFAIANVFYFVFGFGLFASTTMIPQLLQSLYGYRAIDAGLVLGPGALVITFLAPVGAQLVQRGIIHPRILMFGAVMIVGISFIHYSHFNLDTDYAHYALARALQGLGYAFFFVPLSVISYSQLKPNQNNKASSLTNFFRNWGGSFGIAFVTTMSERRQNFHQATVGANINPSSSALQQGIRQTSAYLQTHGFSAVDATRAAYLRYYDQLGSQTKLLAFMDCFFVIGIVTLVAAPLVLLTKNFKIGGKAPPAH, from the coding sequence ATGGCGACTGCTGTACTCGCACCACCTCAGATTCAGCTAAAACGGGCCTTGATCAATCCATGGATCGTAGCGCTGACCGTCACCTTGGCGACCTTCATGGAGCTGCTCGACACCTCCATCGCCAACGTCTCGCTTCCTTATATAGCAGGTGGTTTAGGCCGCTCCTTCGACGAGGTCACCTGGATTCTGACGACCTATCTCGTAGCAAACGCAGTCGTTCTCCCGATGTCCGCCTGGCTCTCGCGTGTCTTCGGCCGCAAGAACTATTACATGGCCTGCGTAGCGCTCTTCACCATCACCTCCCTCTTCTGCGGTCTAGCCCCAACCCTCGGCATCATGCTTATGGCCCGTGTATTGCAAGGCATCGGAGGAGGAGGTCTGGCGCCAGTCGAGCAAGCCATCCTGGTCGATACCTTCCCGCCCGAAAAGCGCGCCACGGCCTTCGCCCTCTACACCGTAGCGATCGTCACCGCACCAGCAATCGGCCCAGTGCTCGGCGGTTGGATCACCGACAACTACAACTGGCGATGGGTCTTCCTGATCAACATCCCAATCGGCATCATCTCGCTCTTTCTCACCAACCGCTTCGTCCACGATCCGCCGTCCTTCGCCGAGGAGCGCAAGACCGTCCGCGTCAACGGCAAGCTCCGCGTCGATGGCATCGGCATCGCCCTCATCGGACTCGGCTCAGCAGCCCTCGAGATCCTGCTCGATCGTGGCCAGATCGACGACTGGTTCGGCTCCACCTTTATCTGCTGGTGCTTCGTCATCGGCGTCTCCTGCCTCACCGCAGCCATCTTCTGGGAGTGGCACAATCCTGATCCTGTGATCGACCTGCGCCTGCTCAAGGTCCGCAACTTCGCCATCGCCAACGTCTTCTACTTCGTATTCGGTTTCGGCCTCTTCGCCTCGACGACGATGATCCCGCAGCTTCTCCAGTCGCTCTATGGCTATCGCGCCATCGACGCAGGCCTCGTCCTCGGACCTGGAGCCCTGGTTATCACTTTCCTGGCACCGGTTGGTGCGCAACTGGTCCAACGCGGCATCATTCATCCGCGCATCCTGATGTTCGGCGCAGTCATGATCGTCGGCATCTCCTTCATCCACTACAGCCACTTCAACCTCGACACGGACTACGCGCATTACGCTCTCGCCCGCGCGCTCCAAGGTCTCGGCTACGCCTTCTTCTTCGTGCCGCTCTCCGTCATCTCCTACTCGCAACTCAAGCCAAACCAGAACAACAAGGCCTCATCCCTTACCAACTTCTTCCGCAACTGGGGAGGAAGCTTCGGCATCGCCTTCGTAACCACCATGTCCGAACGTCGCCAGAACTTCCACCAGGCAACTGTCGGAGCGAACATCAATCCCTCCTCCAGCGCCTTACAGCAAGGCATTCGACAAACCTCCGCGTACCTGCAAACCCACGGCTTCTCAGCGGTGGACGCAACGCGAGCAGCCTATCTGCGCTACTACGACCAGCTCGGCTCCCAGACCAAGCTCCTCGCCTTCATGGACTGCTTCTTCGTCATCGGCATCGTGACCCTGGTCGCAGCGCCGCTCGTCCTGCTCACCAAGAACTTCAAGATAGGTGGGAAAGCTCCACCAGCGCATTGA